The window GCCTTTACTGGCATGTCCCCGACCCTCACCAGTGATGTTTGCATCCCTCCTTACCCCTCACCAGTGCGTCCTCATCCCCATTCCTCACCGGTGATGTCTCCATCCCTCACTGGCACATCCTCATCCCTCCCTGGTGGGTCCCCTTCCCTCACCGGTGATGTCCCCATCCCTCGCCAGtgatgtccccgtccccatccctcacAGGTGATGTCCCCCACCCCTCACTGgcacgtccccatccccatccctcaccgagacccccctggccctgcagccAGCGCATCCCCGCAGCCCCTCACCGGGATGGATATCCTGGAAAAGGGATTTCCAGATGGTGTACTGCAGCGGCCCCATGTATTTGGAGGTGGGAAAGTCCTCGTAGGTCAGGTTGGTCTCGTGGATCTTCCCCTTCAGCCTGCGAAGGAGAAGTGATGAAGAAGAGGGGGGGGACGGACAACTTGGGGGACCCCCAGTGTCACCCCGGTGTCACCCACCTCTCGGAAAGGGACGCGACGCCGGCTAAAAAGACGTGTTTGTCGGCTTCGGCCAAGCGCTCCTGGAGGATCTGGCTGCCCTCCTGCACCTTGCGGAGCTGCTGGCTGTAGCGCTGGATCTTCTGCTCGATGTCGGTCAGCGTCCGCGCCGTGTccgcctccagctcctccagcatcGCCTTCTGCCGCTCCCGCAGCAGCCGGTGCAGCCGCTCGAAAGCCTCCCCCGATGGTCACCCGCAGGCTCTTGGCTGAGGACTTTTGGGGTACAGGCGTCAAGACCCCCCTAAACCTGCCCCGACCCCTCCATGAATCCATAATTCCCCAAATAAACCCCACGGCCCCCGTTAACCCAAAGGATTCCAGATGTTCCAAGCACCCAAGGAGGGATATTTGACCCCGCACCCCCTATAGAAAACCTAAAGCCACCCCGCTGCTGGCGGGGATGGAGAGAAAATTGCACCTCGCCGAAAGCTGAACCCCTGAGCTTTGGAGAAGGtgatgaatataaaataaaaattaattcaaaagataaagaaaagcCATCCCGAAGGAAATAAAAGTGGGAGGAGCAGCCTGATGGGTGGCTTCGTCAACCTGCCGGCAGGTTTTGGGGTACCAGAGAAGGTAAAAATGGGGCAGATCCTCAAAACTGTGGGGTTTGGGGTCTTTGGAGGTGCCCGAATCAGGCGGGCGAGGCTCGGGGCCAGGGCGCTAACGGGGGGCACAGCCGCGTCCCCGCTCCTACCTTGGTCTCGGCCAGCTGCCGTTTGAGGAGGTGCAGGGCTTCGGTGTGGCCGCGCTcgctctcctgcagcccctgcagctgtTCCTTCAGCTCccgctggaaaaaaacccaccacgtaAAAGAGGGGATTTTAGGGCAAAAATGGGACGCCagcaggcagctctcctgccaaAACCCGGCTCCCGGGGTGACGGGGGAGGTGGGAAAAGGGGGCGCATGGGGTGGCAGGGCCACCGCCGGTCCCTGCTGGCACAGGGGTCCCatccagggcagagctgggggggcgggtaatggatttgggggggggatcccctggggagctcgggggggggggggggggggggggggggggggtggggggggggggggggggggggggggggggggggggaggggggggggggtgggggggggggggggggggggggggggggggtggggggggggggggggggggggggggggggggggggggggggggggggggggggggggggggggtggggggggggggggggggggggggggggggggggggggggggggggggggggggggggggggggggggggggggggggggggggggggggggggggggggggggggggggggggggggggggggggggggggggtggggggggggggggggggggggggggtgggggggtggggggggggggggggggggggggggggggggggggggggggggggggggggggggggggggggggggggggggggggggggggtggggggggggggggtggggggggggggggggggggggggggtgggggggggggggggggggggggggggggggggggtgggggggggggggggggggggggtggggggggggggggggggggggggggggggggggggggggggggggggggggggggggggggggggggtggggggggggggggggggggggggggggggggggggggggggggggggggggggtgggggggggggggggggggggtgggggggggggggggggggggggggggggggggggggggggggggggggggggggggggggggggggggggggggggggggggggggggggggggggggggggtgggggggggggggggggtgggggggggggggggggggggggggggggggggggggggggggggggggggggggggggggggggggggggggggggggggggggggggggggggggggggggggggggggggggggggggggggggggggggggggggggggggggggggggggggggggggggggggggggggggggggggggggggggggggggggggggggggggggggggggggggggggggggggggggggggggggggggggggggggggggggggggggggggggggggggggggggggggggggggggctgggggggggggggggggggggggggggggggggggggggggggggggggggggggggggggggggggggggggggggggggggcagatccATGGGGGTGCACAGCTCGCTGGCCCGGGGGTCCCCAAGGATGGAGAAGGGGGGTCCCGTGGGGGAAGCCGCAGAAGTGCAGGTGGGTTGACGGCCGGACAGACGGATGGGAGGAAGCCATGGGGCTCACCCCAACGGGGACGGAAGGGACGCGGGGACGGAAGGGACGCGGGGACGGAAGGGACGCGGGGACGGAAGGATGGGAGCCACCACCAAGGCAAGAGGGGCCAGACGGACGAAGGAGCTCagaggagcagctcagggcagAAGATCCTGGAGGGATGACGCTCCGTGGCcaggaaggcagggatggagcggAGGGATGATGAcggagcagaggaggggatgaCGACGGAGCGGCCCACCTGCAGCTCCTCAAAAGCATCGTCCACGTTGGTGACCTGGTGCTGCTCGTGCACGGCGGGCTCGTCGCAGAAGAAGCAGACGACGGCGCGGTCGGTGAGGCAGAAGAGCTTGACCTTCTCGTGGTCtttgcaggggaaggggctgcgtTGGGCGCCCAGGATGGCGTCCAAGGGGAAGGCGCTGTATCGCTCCACGATGTTGGCCAGCTTGAGGCTGGGGGCCAGGGTGGGCTCGGTGAAGGTTCGGCGACACTCGGGGCAGTCGCGGGTGCCCTGGGGTTCCTGGCGCACCCAGTGCTCGGTGATGCAGCGGCGGCAGAAGTAGTGCTCGCAGCCGAAGCTCACCGGGTCCTGGTAGATGCTCAGGCAGATGGAGCAGAGCAGCTCGTCCTTCAGGCTGCAAGCCATGGCtcggggctgggaagggcgggGGGGCAAGATGGTAAAGGGGGGGGTCCTGggttggtggtggggaggtgggggaacgGGGGGCCTGGGTGTGAGGCTGCTAATGAGGGGGCTGGAGTGGGGGGAATCCGGGGTCAGGGGGGAATTTGGGGTCAGGTGGCAATGGAGGGGGTGGGGGCTGCAAAGGGGGGAATCTGGGGTTAGAGGGGAATTTGGGGTTAGgaggcagtgggggggggggggctgcaatGGGGCGAATCGGGGGGTCAGGCTGCAACAGGGTGGTTGCGGTGCGGGGGAACTGGGGATCAGGCTGCAATGGGGCAAACTGGGGGGTCAGGTCGCAATGGGGGGGGTTGCAATGGAGGGGAATTGGGGGCCAGGCTGCAATGGGGGGTTGCAATAGAGGGGAATTGGGGGGTCAGGGTGCAATGGGGGGGGTTGCAGTGCGGAGGAATTGGGGGTCAGGCAGCAATGGGGGGTTGCAATGGAGGTGAAttgggggggggtcagggtgcactggaggggctggggggtttGCAATGGGGGGACTGCAGGGTCAGGCAGCAATGGGGGGGGTTGTAGTGCAGCAGAATTGGGGCTCAGGCAGCAATGGGGTGAATCGGGGGGTCAGGTTGCAATGGGGGGGTTGCACTGCAGCGGAATTGGGGCTCAGGCAGCAATGGGGTGAATCGGGGGGTCAGGTCGCAATGGGGGGGTTGCACTGCAGCGGAATTGGGGGTCAGGCAGCAATGGGGGTGTTGCAATGGAGGGGAACCGGGGGGCCAGGGTGCAATGGGGCAAACTGGGGGGTCAGGTCGCAATGGGGGGGTTGCAGTGCAGGGGAATTGGGGGGTCAGGCAGCAATGGGGGGGGTTGCAGTGCAGGGGAATTAGGGGGTCAGGCAGCAATGGGGGCAAATTGGGGGGGGGTCAGGCTGcaatggggggctggggggttgCAAttgggggggaactggggggtcAGGCTGCAATGGGGGGTTGCAGCGCGGGGGAATTGGGGCTCAGGCAGCAATGGGGGGGTTGCAATGGAGGGGAactgggggggtcagggtgcactggaggggctggggggtttGCAATGGGGGGGACTGGGCGTGGAGCTGgtatgggggagggagggggggctgtAACGGGGCGGACAGGCGGCGAAGCCGATAGGAGGGACCCAGGGGGGCTGCAATAGGGGGCAGAGGGGGCGCAGCTGATGTGGGggagcccggggtgggggggtgggggggctgccaaCGAGGGCAGCCAGGGGAGCGGCTGCGATGGGGCACCCGGCGGCGAGGCTGCCGGGAGACTGCAACGGGGGGACCCGGGTTCGAGaccaccccagccccctcccagctcccggCAGGACCCCGGGTTCgagcccgctccccgccccgcgtCCCTCCAAGCCTCGGGTTCGAAGCcgccccccgccttccccagccGCCGGTGCCCGCTGCCCTCACCCAACCGCGGGCCGTGCCGGTGCCGGTGTCCGGTGCGGGGGCAGAgatccccccgccgccgccgccgcctcacagCGCGCCCCGGCGCGACAGGCGGGggtgggcgaggaggaggaggaggaggtggaggaggaggacggggggggggcggggccgcaCGGcacttcctgccccccccccaccccccccgcggcCACAGGTggtgccgcccccgcccccaTTGTCCCCCGCGCGGCGCGGCCCATCGGCGCGTACCACCGCCcgcccgcgggggggggggcgcttaAAGGGGCCGCGGCAGCGCTGGGGGGAGGCTCTTAAAGgggccgcggcccccgcccgcgTCCTGGCCCCTCCAACCGTCCCTCTCCGGGGACGACAGTCCAACTCCGTCCAGCCGCCGCCCCTTCGACCACCCAGCCCTCGGTCCGTTCTGCTGTCCCTCCATCCGTCCGTCCCTCTGTTCCCCTGTCCCTCCGTCCTGCTgtctctccatccatcctgctgtccctccatccatccacccctccatcgCTCTctgtccatccctccatccctttgtccctccatccatctgtcTATCCTTCCATCCCTCGGTCTCTCCATCTGCCCATCCCTCCCTTCATTtttctgtccatctgtccatcctcccctccatccgtctgtccatccctctgtcccactgtctgtccatcccttcatctgtccatctgtccatccatccatctgtccatccctTTGTtcctccatccatctgtccatccttcctcagtccctccatcccctccatctgTCGATACATCTCTCCATCCATCTGTCCCTCTGTCCATCTATCCCTCCATCTGTCCATCTCTCTGTCCCTCCATCCATATGTCTATTCAGCTGTgaatccttccctccatccctcagtCCCTCAACCCCTCCATCTccccatccatctgtccatccctTCCTCCGTCCCTTcgtccatccttccatccatctatccatccctccatccctttgtccctccatccatctgtccttccttccctccatccctcagtccctccatccctccatctccccatccatctgtccatcccttcctccatctATCCATCTTtccatccctccgtccctccGTCTCTCCATCCATGTgtccatcccttcctccatccctctgtccttctgtctgtccctccctccatccctgcctccatccatccatccctccatccctctgtccctccatctgtccctccctccatccctgcctccatccatccatccatccctccatccctccatctgtCCCTCCCTCCATTCCTGCCTCCATCCATCCGTTGGTCCCTCTATctgtccatccctccatccctgtgtccctccatccctctctccctgcctccatccatccctccatccttttgtccctctgtctgtccctccctccctccctttgtccctccatccttccatctGTCCGCCCCCCAGCTCTCCGTGCCCACcaccactgcccccaccccaccccctgccagagcaccaGGGGAcccgtggggacaggggacaccccAGGTGATGCTCCCACTGGTATTGCCAAGAAAACACCGGGCTTTCCCCAAATTTTACCAATTTGGCCAAAAAACACCTTGAGAGGAGTGTTGGACGATGAGCGTCCGCTGTCCCCTCCCATGTCACCATGCTTGGCCATGGTGGGACCTACGGGGACCCATGGGGACTGGAGGGTTTTGCCAGTGCCGGCTGCCCCGCGGCAACGCTGGCTGCCCCATAGCGACGCTGGCCGCCCCACGGCAAGGCTTCTCCCCCGAAAGACCCCACGGAACCCTGGGAACCCGTTTGTTCCCccctggagctgggcaggggacgggacccccagccccagggggaggagggggatggcagcggggctgtggggccgggaAGACGGAGGTGGAAtcgaggtgggggggggcaacACACATGCAATTCCCGGGGGGGGGTTTAAGCTGCACATTCCGGAGGCGGCGGGAaggcctggccgggagccaaagGGAACAAACTCCTCGGCTCTCGCCGCCGGATcgccccgcacccccccgccccg of the Rissa tridactyla isolate bRisTri1 unplaced genomic scaffold, bRisTri1.patW.cur.20221130 scaffold_713, whole genome shotgun sequence genome contains:
- the ERMAP gene encoding LOW QUALITY PROTEIN: erythroid membrane-associated protein (The sequence of the model RefSeq protein was modified relative to this genomic sequence to represent the inferred CDS: deleted 1 base in 1 codon); translated protein: MACSLKDELLCSICLSIYQDPVSFGCEHYFCRRCITEHWVRQEPQGTRDCPECRRTFTEPTLAPSLKLANIVERYSAFPLDAILGAQRSPFPCKDHEKVKLFCLTDRAVVCFFCDEPAVHEQHQVTNVDDAFEELQRELKEQLQGLQESERGHTEALHLLKRQLAETKSSAKSLRVTIGEAFERLHRLLRERQKAMLEELEADTARTLTDIEQKIQRYSQQLRKVQEGSQILQERLAEADKHVFLAGVASLSERLKGKIHETNLTYEDFPTSKYMGPLQYTIWKSLFQDIHPVPAALTLDPGTAHHRLILSDDCTIVAYGNLHPQPLQDSPKRFDVEVSVLGSEAFGSGVHYWEVVVSEKTQWMIGLAHEAVTRKGSIQIQPSRGFYCIVMHDGNQYSACTEPWTRLNVKSKLEKVGVFLDYDKGLLIFYNADDMSWLYTFRERFPGKLCSYFSPGQSHANGKNVQPLRINTVRI